The Epilithonimonas zeae genome contains a region encoding:
- the mobC gene encoding conjugal transfer protein MobC, producing MQGEDDLRGLAKIMAFMRTVSIMVMIMHLYWFCYGFFDERQWTIDIATKILHNFNRTAGLFSQPLYTKIFAVLLLGLSCLGTKGIKNENITWNKINLTLVTGFLLFFLNGWLLKVNILLAVHLYFFSTGLGYILLMQAGVWMSRILKNNLMDDVFNSENESFQQETKLLYNEYSINLPTKFYYQGNWHHGWINVVNPFRATIVLGTPGSGKSYAVVNNYIRQHIEKGFSMYIYDFKFDDLSTIAYNHLLNHYDAYKIKPKFYIINFDNPRKSHRCNPLNPDFMTDISDAYEAAYTIMLNLNRSWIQKQGDFFVESPIILLAAIIWFLKIYDNGKYCTFPHAIELLNKKYEDVFTILTSYSELENYLSPFMDAWQGGAQDQLQGQIASAKIPLSRMISPQLYWVMTGEDFSLDINNPKEPKILCVGNNPDRQNIYSAALGLYNSRIVKLINKKGQLKSSVIIDELPTIYFRGLDNLIATARSNKVSVCLGFQDFSQLTRDYGDKESKVIQNTVGNIFSGQVIGETAKALSDRFGKVLQKRQSISINRNDTSTSISTQLDSLIPASKISTLTQGFFVGAVSDNFDERIEQKIFHSEIVVDVAKLAAEEKHYQKIPKIRSFGDEEGNDCMRNEIEKNYKSIKTDILKLISDEIQRISNDPDLQHLINKDV from the coding sequence GACTTGAGGGGATTAGCCAAAATTATGGCATTTATGAGGACAGTGAGCATTATGGTTATGATAATGCACCTTTACTGGTTCTGCTATGGATTTTTTGATGAGCGCCAATGGACAATAGACATCGCTACAAAGATACTGCATAATTTTAACCGTACAGCAGGGTTATTTTCTCAACCTTTATATACTAAAATCTTTGCAGTCCTACTATTAGGCCTGAGCTGTCTTGGAACGAAAGGTATAAAAAATGAAAACATTACCTGGAACAAAATCAACCTTACACTTGTAACGGGGTTTCTACTGTTTTTCCTTAACGGTTGGTTGCTGAAAGTTAATATTCTTCTTGCAGTACATCTGTATTTTTTTTCGACTGGACTGGGGTATATTTTGTTAATGCAGGCCGGAGTCTGGATGAGCCGCATATTGAAAAACAATTTGATGGATGATGTCTTCAACAGTGAAAATGAAAGCTTCCAGCAAGAGACAAAACTGCTCTATAATGAATATTCTATAAATCTTCCTACAAAATTCTATTATCAAGGGAACTGGCATCACGGATGGATCAACGTCGTTAACCCTTTTCGTGCGACCATTGTATTAGGAACACCAGGCTCCGGAAAATCTTATGCTGTAGTCAATAATTATATCAGGCAGCATATCGAAAAGGGCTTTTCCATGTATATCTATGATTTTAAATTTGATGACCTTTCAACGATCGCTTATAATCACCTTTTAAATCATTATGATGCTTATAAGATAAAGCCTAAGTTCTATATCATCAATTTTGACAACCCAAGAAAAAGCCACCGATGTAATCCTTTAAATCCAGATTTTATGACGGATATCTCGGATGCTTATGAAGCGGCCTACACCATTATGCTGAATTTGAATAGAAGCTGGATACAGAAACAAGGAGACTTCTTTGTGGAATCGCCAATCATTCTATTAGCGGCTATTATATGGTTTTTGAAAATCTATGATAATGGCAAGTATTGTACTTTTCCACACGCTATTGAACTGCTGAATAAGAAATATGAAGATGTATTTACCATTCTTACCTCCTATTCTGAATTGGAAAACTACCTCTCCCCTTTTATGGATGCCTGGCAGGGCGGTGCGCAGGATCAGTTGCAGGGACAGATTGCATCAGCAAAGATACCTTTATCAAGAATGATTTCACCTCAACTGTACTGGGTAATGACCGGAGAAGATTTTTCATTGGATATTAACAATCCGAAAGAACCAAAAATTTTATGTGTCGGAAATAATCCTGACCGACAGAATATTTATTCTGCGGCACTGGGGCTTTACAATTCGAGGATTGTAAAACTGATTAATAAGAAAGGTCAGCTGAAAAGCTCAGTCATTATTGACGAGCTGCCAACCATTTATTTTAGAGGTCTTGATAATCTAATTGCAACTGCACGAAGTAATAAGGTTTCTGTTTGTTTAGGATTTCAGGATTTTTCTCAGCTTACAAGGGATTATGGTGATAAAGAAAGTAAGGTCATCCAAAATACAGTCGGAAATATTTTCAGTGGACAGGTAATCGGTGAAACAGCGAAGGCTTTATCTGATAGGTTTGGCAAAGTGTTACAGAAAAGACAGAGTATATCGATCAACAGGAATGACACTTCTACATCTATTTCAACACAATTGGACAGTTTAATTCCTGCCTCCAAGATATCCACTTTAACACAGGGATTTTTTGTAGGTGCTGTTTCTGATAATTTTGATGAAAGAATAGAACAGAAAATTTTTCATTCTGAGATTGTCGTTGATGTTGCAAAACTTGCAGCAGAGGAAAAGCACTACCAAAAGATACCGAAAATTCGTTCGTTTGGGGATGAGGAGGGGAATGATTGTATGCGGAATGAAATAGAAAAAAATTATAAAAGTATTAAAACTGATATTTTAAAACTCATATCAGATGAAATACAGAGAATTTCTAATGATCCCGATTTGCAACACCTCATCAATAAAGATGTATAA
- a CDS encoding RteC domain-containing protein has translation MVTKTIFRKIAKLHEELELKINEVYNEDDMLKVAERSLLLIDDSIRKLKSLVSAHPFENKGEEIHFFKKLKPKFISKFIYYSTVLDLESHKPNAGKNALKQYYETEQEKLKNFYTEQSDFYSYYRREATYLDHKIFVRNSYDLKMKLSLGFYNFDTSFTTSHDQLISKFLANERIDQYLKKQIDSLSENNGNQNSSGLVWSASKVGLIELVYALYHMRCFNGGNVELSEVIRFVEKSLGTNLGNFHKTIFEIRNRKQGPTKFLNIVSDNLAQHFQQTEGE, from the coding sequence ATGGTAACAAAAACTATTTTTAGAAAAATTGCAAAGCTGCATGAAGAATTGGAGCTCAAAATCAATGAAGTTTATAATGAAGACGACATGCTCAAGGTTGCAGAAAGATCTTTACTGTTAATCGATGATTCTATCAGAAAATTAAAGTCTTTAGTCTCTGCTCATCCTTTTGAGAATAAAGGCGAAGAAATTCATTTCTTCAAAAAGCTGAAACCAAAATTCATTTCGAAGTTTATTTACTATTCAACAGTTTTAGATTTAGAATCCCACAAACCCAATGCCGGAAAGAATGCACTGAAGCAATACTATGAGACAGAACAGGAAAAGCTTAAGAATTTTTACACGGAACAATCTGACTTTTACAGTTATTACAGAAGGGAAGCCACGTACCTTGATCATAAAATATTTGTCCGGAATTCCTATGATCTTAAAATGAAACTCTCATTAGGCTTTTACAATTTCGACACAAGCTTCACTACCTCTCATGATCAGCTGATCTCAAAATTTTTGGCGAATGAAAGGATTGACCAATACTTAAAAAAACAAATTGATAGCTTATCAGAAAATAATGGAAATCAAAATTCATCCGGACTGGTCTGGTCCGCGTCGAAGGTTGGTCTTATCGAATTGGTATATGCCCTGTATCATATGCGCTGCTTCAACGGTGGTAATGTGGAACTCAGTGAAGTAATTCGATTTGTGGAAAAATCACTCGGCACAAACCTTGGAAATTTTCACAAGACCATCTTTGAAATCCGAAACCGAAAACAGGGACCGACCAAGTTTTTGAACATAGTCAGCGATAATCTTGCCCAGCATTTTCAACAAACAGAAGGGGAGTGA
- a CDS encoding helix-turn-helix domain-containing protein, with translation MKKLNYFLVLLSAFSQLLSAQKKIESTFREIRGHYEKMTIDDISAMPNVKLYIEKAKAEHNIPKLLQGYRDGRQFDLKNKIKYADSALMLSLKHGTKDDISKDFLSKGIIYYFYHKKYKQALNQYLKAYEYSKGSKDEYHKYKVIYHLGIVKEHLGYYDEALEHFEDCAAFYSSQDYQKLHENLQFNYKKAYFNSLHQLAVINRYLKNFSKSDSLSLLGYQLTKNNPDFILENSYFLKCIGISEFLKKDYTSAKADLETALPNIIQRNDFAWASVIYYYLAKIAEFENNENKAIAYYSEVDSIFQREDFILPEVFKSYNYLIDYYQGKDLSKELYYTKQLLKADSLMTKDYPYLSAKLHKDYDRKSLIEQRDDIEKASLRKIRIAQILILSGTLVLSFFVIRYVKDRKIKKQYDWLQKRMAEGTYEKRDIVTEEPEDYSIRKTFLSPEVTVEIKEKLEKFERELQFTKKGITQNSIAGKLNTNAHYLSVYINENKGMNFTKYIAQLRIQYITHLLNTNNKYLHYTVEALSEECGIAARQNFSKLFFEINGIRPTDYIKKRKQELEIS, from the coding sequence ATGAAAAAGTTAAACTACTTCCTCGTCTTACTTTCTGCATTTTCACAGTTACTATCAGCACAGAAAAAAATAGAAAGTACTTTCAGGGAGATCAGAGGCCACTATGAAAAAATGACCATTGACGACATCAGTGCGATGCCTAATGTTAAGTTGTATATAGAAAAAGCCAAAGCCGAACATAATATTCCCAAATTGCTTCAGGGCTACAGAGACGGAAGACAGTTTGATCTGAAAAACAAAATAAAATATGCTGACAGTGCTCTAATGCTCAGCTTAAAACATGGAACAAAAGATGACATCAGCAAAGATTTTCTGAGCAAAGGAATCATCTACTATTTCTACCATAAAAAATATAAACAGGCCTTAAACCAGTATTTGAAAGCTTATGAGTACTCTAAAGGCTCGAAAGATGAATACCATAAGTATAAGGTTATTTATCATCTGGGAATTGTGAAAGAACATCTGGGTTATTATGATGAGGCGCTGGAGCATTTTGAGGACTGTGCTGCGTTTTACAGCTCTCAAGATTATCAAAAGCTTCACGAAAACCTCCAGTTTAACTACAAAAAAGCCTATTTCAATTCACTGCATCAATTGGCAGTGATCAACAGGTATTTAAAAAACTTCTCTAAAAGTGACAGTCTCAGTCTATTAGGATATCAACTAACAAAAAATAATCCTGATTTTATACTGGAAAACAGCTATTTTTTAAAATGTATTGGAATTTCTGAATTTCTAAAAAAAGACTACACCTCGGCAAAAGCTGACCTTGAGACCGCTTTACCAAACATTATCCAGAGAAATGATTTTGCATGGGCATCTGTTATTTATTATTACTTAGCAAAAATCGCAGAATTTGAAAATAATGAAAATAAAGCCATAGCTTATTACAGTGAAGTAGATTCTATTTTTCAAAGAGAGGACTTTATTCTCCCTGAGGTCTTTAAAAGCTATAACTACCTGATTGATTATTATCAAGGAAAGGATCTCAGTAAGGAGCTATATTACACCAAACAGCTCCTTAAAGCTGACAGTTTAATGACAAAAGATTATCCTTATCTGTCCGCAAAACTACATAAGGATTACGATCGTAAGTCCCTGATTGAGCAAAGGGACGATATAGAGAAGGCGAGTCTGCGAAAGATCAGAATAGCGCAGATATTAATACTTTCAGGAACGCTTGTCCTATCATTTTTCGTGATCCGGTATGTGAAAGACCGAAAAATAAAAAAGCAATACGATTGGCTTCAAAAAAGAATGGCAGAGGGTACTTATGAAAAAAGAGATATTGTTACAGAAGAACCAGAAGATTATTCAATCAGAAAAACTTTTCTGAGCCCGGAAGTGACTGTTGAAATAAAGGAAAAACTTGAAAAATTTGAACGGGAGTTGCAATTTACAAAGAAAGGCATCACTCAGAACAGTATAGCTGGTAAGCTCAATACCAATGCTCATTATTTGTCGGTGTACATCAATGAAAATAAAGGCATGAACTTTACAAAATATATTGCTCAACTCCGAATACAATACATTACCCATCTCCTGAATACCAACAATAAATATCTTCACTATACCGTAGAAGCTTTGTCTGAAGAGTGCGGAATAGCAGCACGTCAGAATTTTTCAAAACTGTTCTTCGAAATTAACGGTATACGACCTACGGATTATATTAAAAAGAGAAAACAGGAATTGGAAATCAGCTGA